The genome window TCCCGACATGAAACATTCGATCGCAGTAGTCGCCGCCGTGGTGGCGGTTGGTCTGTCGTTCGGCGTGGCGTCCGCAAAGGGTAAAGGCGACAAGGACCTGAAGCGCGGCGAAGAACTGTTCAAGCAGCACTGTGCCGTGTGCCATCCGAGGGGGGCAATATCGTGAATCCCCAGAAGCCCCTTGGCAAAGAGGCCCTGAAGGCCAACAAGATCACGTCCTGGAAGGATATCGTCAAGACCATGAGGAATCCGGGGCCGGGCATGAGCGCCTTCGATGCCAAGGCGATCCCTGACAAGGATGCCAAGCTCGTGGCCGAGTATATCCTCAAGACCTTCAAGTAACCGGGAAGCCAGGGAAAGGATACTGACATGACGATCACCGGACGTCTGCTGTCAGCCGTCGCTGCCCTTGCGTTGACGGCGGGAAGCGTGCTGGCCGCCGAGTGGGTGGTGCTCGACGAAGACCCCATGCTCTCCACCTTCTACTATGACTCGTCCTCTGTGAGCCGGGACAAGGAGGGGATGGTGTCCGTCTGGACCAGGGCCATCTATTCCGAGGAGGGCAAGGCCGACGCCCTCGACACCATGGGCAATCCTCCGGCGTTCAAGGACCTGAGCCATACCCACTTCCTCTACACCATCGACTGCCAGGCAGCGAAATCCCGCCTGGAAAAGGTCATGCACTTCGACGACAAGGCTGAACCCATCAAAGAGTACAACCTCTCGGGCAAGACCGACTGGGAGGCGATCGATGAATTCACCCGCCTGGGGCTTCTACAGGAAGCCGTCTGCCGATAGCTGACAACGGAAGCGGAGCCGGCCTGTCCGGGCCGGCTCCGCTTCGCGCCTCTTCCGTAGCTTCCCCCCTCACTTCGTGGTCCGCTTTCGTGTTGCCAGTTTTTGGCACCACTCTCGCCAATTCGCCATTTGACGATATCCTGGGCCAATATTTTGACTTTGTCGTTTTTCGGCAGTACGGGGTGACGTTGTTCTGTGACGGTTTGCCGCTGGTTGTGACCATTCTTTGTTTCTTCGCAGTTTCAGCGCGTTATTTCCCTGGTGTAAAAATATCTAAAGTTGTCACCATGCCCGCCGATATCAACTTCTAGTAGTTGATTGTCCCGGTATGGAATTGGCCCGTCTTTTGCTCCTTAGGGCTGAAACCTTGTATATGAAGTTTTTTTTTGACCCGAAAATGTAAGCAAGCGCTTACATAATCAGCCCACCGGGAGGGGCAATGGGAGTTGTCAAAGGCGGCAAGCCGTTTGATTCGTGCAATGCGACCCATGAGCGGATTCTCGAAACGGCCCTTGGTCTGTTTTCGACCAGGGGGTACCTGGGCGCCACGACCCGCGAGATCGCCCGTCAGGCGGGCATCGCGGAGGTGACGCTGTTCCGCCATTTTCCCTCCAAAGTAAAGCTTCTCGAAGAAGCGATCACCCGTTACTCCATGTTGCCGTCGCTGCGCGCATTCGTACCCAAAGCGCTCGCCATGCCCTACGAAGAGGCGCTGACCGCCATGGCAGAGATCCTTCTGGACACTCTGGTTCAGTTGAAGGACTGGCTGCGGATCATGCACGCCGAGGTGCAGCGTTCGCCGGAGAAACTGCTGGGCATCTACCACACGTTTTTGGACGAGCTGTTCGAAGTGATCGCGTCCTACTTCCGTGAGCTGCAGAAGACGGGCTCCATCGGCAGCTTCGACCCGGAGCTTGGTGCGCGGGTTTTTCACGCCATGTTCTACTGTTTTTTCAATATCGAAGAGGTACTGCTGCGCAAGCAGTACCGGCCCACGGACCGAGAGAAGGCCGTGCGGGAATTCGTACGGATGTTCGTCCACGGCACGGGCGGTATCGGCCGTACGGACTATGCCAGGGCATCGTAACCGCGCTGATCAGACGCGCCAAAAGTGATCAACGGTTGTGATAGGGACAGGAGACGGCCGAAGGAGGTGACGCCAGCAGCCGCCGTGATCCTGCCGGAACAAAGCTTCGAGTTGCAGATAGAATGGAGAAAGGAGGTCCACTTAATGGGAATCAAAGGGTTCACTCGACTGCTCCTGCTCGGTTCCGTGCTGACCGCGTCCACGGCCTGGTCCGCAGAGATCCACGGCAGGAGCTCGACCCAGTTGCTCTGGTTCAACAACTACTTCACCGACCAGAGACAGGTAGAACTGGGTGAGTACCTGCGGCTGTCGGTCACGAACCTGGACAAGGCGGGCAAGGCCTCTTTGTTCGGCTACGGTCGGATGACGCAGGACCTGAACAACGGAGAAGGGTTCAACAGCAGGCTCTACTACCTGTACGGCGAGTACCGGGGACTGTTCGACAAACTGGACATCCGCCTGGGCCGTCAGTTCGTCAACCTTTCTGCAGGCACGGCCATCATCGACGGCGGCCAGGTTGACCTGAACAACGCCGGCCCTGTCGGGCTGACGGTCTTCGGGGGCCGGAACGTTATTTTCTCCCTGGATGAGGAAAACGGCCATGGCGGCGACCTTGCCCTGGGGGTATCGGCCTACCTGAACGGGTTCAAGTCAACGGACCTGGAAGTAAGCTGGTTCCGCAAATGGGACGACTGGAACATCGCCCGTGACACCTTGGGTGCCAGCTTCAAGCAGTACCTGTTCAACAACCTGCGGGTTTACGGCAACACGCGTTACGACGTGATATCCGAGACCTTCAGCGAAGTGTTGGCCGGAGCCAAGTACTACCCCACCTCGAACCTGATTCTGACGGGAGAATGGTACCAGAGCTACCCGGTATTCGACGCCACCTCGATCTACTCCGTGTTCGCGGTAGACCGGTACCAGGAAGCCGTATTCCGGGCCGACTACACCATCACCGACCAGATCGCGGTGCACGGCGGCTACACCCGCCAGTGGTTCGAAGGGGGCGCCAACGGCAACATCTACCAGGCAGGGCTGAGCGTGCGTCCGGTAGAGCCCCTGCAGCTCAACTTCGAGTACGACAACAACCAGGGCTACAACGGCAAGACCCACGGCTTCATTGCCGATGCGTACTATGACGTGACCAAGAACCTGCAACTGTCCGGCGGCATCGCCTACGACACCTACCAGCGCGACGTGATGTCCGACGACGAAATAGCGCGCCTGTACTGGGGCGGCTGCAAATACCGGCTGGCAAAGAACATGTCGGCGTCCCTGCGCGTCGAAAACAACGTCAACGCCGCCTATGACAACGACGTACAAGGTCGTTTCGTCTTTGACTACGACTTCTAGAAAGGGGGGGAATCCGTGAAGAAATGGTTTATCGCACTCTTGCTCCTGACGGTGTCGGCCTTTACGGTCCAGATGGCACTGGCCGACAAGATGTCGCACAAGGAGTACGCCACCACCCCCATCGGCGAATGCAACGCATGCCACAAGGGTGAAGGCATCGCCCCCAACCATGACGCCGACTGGGTTCGTGGTCACCGGGTAGTTGCCAGCCGTGCGGGAAAGAACTGCGCCGACTGCCACGTCCAGCAATTCTGCCTCGACTGTCACCAGGGGGGCGGGATCGAAGCCGACCTGTCGACGCGGACCTTCATGAGGGACTACGTACCGAAGAGCCACCGGAGCAACTTCCTGAGCATTCACCCGACCAAGGCCCTGGACAACCCTCAGAGCTGCACGCGTTGCCACGACCAGTCTTACTGCAACGAGTGCCACGCCCGGTACCCGAAGGGGTCCCTGCGGATCAAGTCACACCTGATGCTGGGACCGAACGGTCAGAAGTACAGCCCCGGGCTGGGCGAGCACGCCATCGAAGCACGCCGCAACCTGCAGTCGTGCCAGACCTGTCACCCTGAAGGGGATGTGTGCATCCAGTGCCACTCCAGCGGGAAGACGAACCCGCACCCCAGGGGTTGGAACAGCATCAAGAACAACTACAAAGACCGGGCCGGCAGCAGAACGTGCACCAAGTGCCACCTGCCGGGCACGTACTAATTGAGAGCACCACACACCACAAGGAGGAAATGGCATGAGTAGAAAAGCAACAAGGTATTCTGCTGTGCTTGCGGCTTCGTTGTTCGCAGCGGCGCTTGCCGGCTGCGGCTCCGAAAACAAGGAGGGTTCGATCGGAACCGGCCCCGGCGGCGTGGCAACCGTGGGCGACACCGCCTGCGTCCAGTGTCACAGCGCCGTAACCGAAGCACTGACCGGCGAGAGCATCATTACGCAATATCAGAAGAGCTCCCCCCACAACAGGGCAGACCTGGGCTGCGAAAGCTGTCACGGCGGCGGTGCCCAGCATAACGGCGTAGGTCCGATTCCGTTCGCCCATCCCGACGCCAACCGTTGCGCCGACTGCCACGACGGCACCACTGCCGTGGCCACCAACTCGAACACCGCATTCGCCGGGTCGCGGCACAACACCCAGTCTGTCCGGGACAGTGCGAACTGCAAGCGCTGCCACTCCCACGAAGGTGCGATCCTGTCCAACATCTATGGCCTGACCGGCGACAACGCCACCATTACGAATGTGGACTACATAAACAGGGTGCCCCTGGCGTCCAACTACACCCAGATTTCCTGCGCCACCTGCCACGAGCACGGCGGCGGCCTGCGCACCATCAAGGCAATCGACGGGTCAGGCAACCTTGTGAACTGGGACCCCAACAACAACCGCCGGATTGACCAGTTCGACCTGTGCACCAGTTGCCACACCCTGTACAACTACAACGGCACGCAACTCCTGGCCGGCGGTAATCCCCTCAACGGCGTTGCAACGGGAGTCAGCCTGCATGCCGCCACCAGCGCCAGGTGGTACGGAGTTCTTGCCACGACCCACTTCGACAACTATTCGACCGGTCCCCAGGCCGGTGCCGGCGCCAGTGGCACCAACACCAAGGTTGAAGGTTACGTCCTCCGTCGCACCGGCGCCAACCCCTGCTTCGACTGCCACGGTCACGAATCGAAGACCAACACCAGAAACGAAGCGTCCCGCGGTCCGACGATCCATACCGACTGGGCCCAGTCTGGCCACGGCGGCGGCCTGCTGACCGCCAAGTACGCCGCAGTCGCCGGCAAGAGCGGCACCGCAGCCGTCACCGCCGCCTTGAACGCCTATGTGGACGACGCCACCGCCGTCGCCTGGACCCACTACAACTGGGATGCGAGCAGCCGCGGTTCCTGCCAGCGCTGCCACACCGCCACCGGCGCAGCCAACTTCATGAGCAATCCGGCCACCTACAAAGCGGACGGCTCCGGCAACAACTTCTCGCACCTGCAGGGCTGGAACGCCACCAACGGCTCCAAGCAGAACGAGCTGCTCTACTGCTGGGGCTGCCACACCAACGCCGGCACCGGCGAGCTGCGTAACCCGGGTGCCATCACCGAGACCTATTCCCCGGGTACTCCTGGCGACCCGGCAACGGTGGTTGCCTACCCGAACATCGGCAAATCAAATACCTGCATGACCTGCCACCTCGGCCGCGAAGTCGGCGACGTCATCAAGAACGACCAGGATGCCGACGGCGTCCGCGGCTTCATCAACTCCCACTACCTGGCAGCCGGCGGCACAGTGTTCGGCAAAACCGGCTACACCTTTGGGAACAGGGATTATGATTCAACCCCCAAAGGCTTTGTGCACGATAAGCTCGGCGTTTCCGCAACCGGTAACGCAGCCGCGGATGCCTATATCGCCCAGAACGGACTCAGCACCAGTGGTCCTTGTGCGGCCTGCCACCTGGGCAGTGAGAAGCTTGGCGCAAAGACTTCTCACACCTACAGCCCGTTCAGTGAGTATGCGGCCGGCGACGTCGCGCTCAATCCGCTTTGCGTAACCTGCCACACCAGCCGCGGCGCCGGCAGCAATGCCAAGTCCGCATGGTTCGAGGCCACCTGGAAGACTCGCTCCGATGCAGCCCTCGAAGCCCTGAGAGCTCAGTTGGACAATCGGGGAATGTACTTCTTCAATGCCCATCCGTACTTCTATCAGGGAGCCGGCGGTTCCGGCGGCGCCTTCACCAACTGGGCCGGCGTGTTCGGGTTTGCCGAATGGAAAGATGCCATGGGCACCGCCTTCAACTACAACCTGCTGGCTCACGATCCGGGCGCCGTTGCCCACAACCGCTACTATGTAAGACGGCTTGTATACGATTCGATCGACAAGCTCGACGACGGCATTCTGAACTACAGTGTCTCGGCAACACTCAATGCTCTTGATGGAGCGGTAGCAACGTACAAAAACGACGCTATTGCTTTCCTCATTAACAGCGCGGGTACTGCTGGCACTGCCTCCGAGCGCTATTGATCGGAAGGCAGGGATAGCATTGTAGCGGTAGCACAGGAAGGCCCCGGCGACGTACTGCCGGGGCCTTTTCTTATGTGGCCACAACCGCGCCTACAGCAAACGGCTGATCTGGGCTGCATCGACTTTCCCCTCGATATATCAGGATGAGCACATTGGATAAGAAACTGTCCGACTGAGAACAGTTGTCGGCCGTTTTTCTCATTATCGTATTCTCATGCAGTTTTTTTAGACTAATTTACTGTGAAAATTTGACAAAATGGCAACCCGCTTTAAACTCATTCCCATTAGCTCATGAGTTGCTCCGGCTGACTGCCTTTACCGCCTGTTCCGGCTTCCAGCCGCAGGAGCCTTGCTAGCTTCCCCCTCTTCCGAGTGTTTAGTGCATTATGGAGACGCGGCCTTCCATGAGTGAAGGTTGTGCGCAGGTCCCACAGATGGGACGACGGACAAGGAGGTTGCCTTGCCGTGCTCGGTTGCCAAAGGTGAAGGTCCATTCGATCCGTTTACCGCGACCCATGAGCGGATCCTCGAAACGGCCCTTGGTCTGTTTTCGACCAGGGGGTACCTGGGCGCCACGACCCGCGAGATCGCCCGTCAGGCGGGCATCGCGGAGGTGACGCTGTTCCGCCATTTTCCCTCCAAAGTAAAGCTTCTCGAAGAAGCGATCACCCGTTACTCCATGTTGCCGTCGCTGCGCGCATTCGTACCCAAAGCGCTCGCCATGCCCTACGAAGAGGCGCTGACCGCCATGGCAGAGATCCTTCTGGACACTCTGGTTCAGTTGAAGGACTGGCTGCGGATCATGCACGCCGAGGTGCAGCGTTCGCCGGAGAAACTGCTGGGCATCTACCACACGTTTTTGGACGAGCTGTTCGAAGTGATCGCGTCCTACTTCCGTGAGCTGCAGAAGACGGGCTCCATCGGCAGCTTCGACCCGGAGCTTGGTGCGCGGGTTTTTCACGCCATGTTCTACTGTTTTTTCAATATCGAAGAGGTACTGCTGCGCAAGCAGTACCGGCCCACGGACCGAGAGAAGGCCGTGCGGGAATTCGTACGGATGTTCGTCCACGGCACGGGCGGTATCGGCCGTACGGACTATGCCAGGGCATCGTAACCGCGCTGATCAGACGCGCCAAAAGTGATCAACGGTTGTGATAGGGACAGGAGACGGCCGAAGGAGGTGACGCCAGCAGCCGCCGTGATCCTGCCGGAACAAAGCTTCGAGTTGCAGATAGAATGGAGAAAGGAGGTCCACTTAATGGGAATCAAAGGGTTCACTCGACTGCTCCTGCTCGGTTCCGTGCTGACCGCGTCCACGGCCTGGTCCGCAGAGATCCACGGCAGGAGCTCGACCCAGTTGCTCTGGTTCAACAACTACTTCACCGACCAGAGACAGGTAGAACTGGGTGAGTACCTGCGGCTGTCGGTCACGAACCTGGACAAGGCGGGCAAGGCCTCTTTGTTCGGCTACGGTCGGATGACGCAGGACCTGAACAACGGAGAAGGGTTCAACAGCAGGCTCTACTACCTGTACGGCGAGTACCGGGGACTGTTCGACAAACTGGACATCCGCCTGGGCCGTCAGTTCGTCAACCTTTCTGCAGGCACGGCCATCATCGACGGCGGCCAGGTTGACCTGAACAACGCCGGCCCTGTCGGGCTGACGGTCTTCGGGGGCCGGAACGTTATTTTCTCCCTGGATGAGGAAAACGGCCATGGCGGCGACCTTGCCCTGGGGGTATCGGCCTACCTGAACGGGTTCAAGTCAACGGACCTGGAAGTAAGCTGGTTCCGCAAATGGGACGACTGGAACATCGCCCGTGACACCTTGGGTGCCAGCTTCAAGCAGTACCTGTTCAACAACCTGCGGGTTTACGGCAACACGCGTTACGACGTGATATCCGAGACCTTCAGCGAAGTGTTGGCCGGAGCCAAGTACTACCCCACCTCGAACCTGATTCTGACGGGAGAATGGTACCAGAGCTACCCGGTATTCGACGCCACCTCGATCTACTCCGTGTTCGCGGTAGACCGGTACCAGGAAGCCGTATTCCGGGCCGACTACACCATCACCGACCAGATCGCGGTGCACGGCGGCTACACCCGCCAGTGGTTCGAAGGGGGCGCCAACGGCAACATCTACCAGGCAGGGCTGAGCGTGCGTCCGGTAGAGCCCCTGCAGCTCAACTTCGAGTACGACAACAACCAGGGCTACAACGGCAAGACCCACGGCTTCATTGCCGATGCGTACTATGACGTGACCAAGAACCTGCAACTGTCCGGCGGCATCGCCTACGACACCTACCAGCGCGACGTGATGTCCGACGACGAAATAGCGCGCCTGTACTGGGGCGGCTGCAAATACCGGCTGGCAAAGAACATGTCGGCGTCCCTGCGCGTCGAAAACAACGTCAACGCCGCCTATGACAACGACGTACAAGGTCGTTTCGTCTTTGACTACGACTTCTAGAAAGGGGGGGAATCCGTGAAGAAATGGTTTATCGCACTCTTGCTCCTGACGGTGTCGGCCTTTACGGTCCAGATGGCACTGGCCGACAAGATGTCGCACAAGGAGTACGCCACCACCCCCATCGGCGAATGCAACGCATGCCACAAGGGTGAAGGCATCGCCCCCAACCATGACGCCGACTGGGTTCGTGGTCACCGGGTAGTTGCCAGCCGTGCGGGAAAGAACTGCGCCGACTGCCACGTCCAGCAATTCTGCCTCGACTGTCACCAGGGGGGCGGGATCGAAGCCGACCTGTCGACGCGGACCTTCATGAGGGACTACGTACCGAAGAGCCACCGGAGCAACTTCCTGAGCATTCACCCGACCAAGGCCCTGGACAACCCTCAGAGCTGCACGCGTTGCCACGACCAGTCTTACTGCAACGAGTGCCACGCCCGGTACCCGAAGGGGTCCCTGCGGATCAAGTCACACCTGATGCTGGGACCGAACGGTCAGAAGTACAGCCCCGGGCTGGGCGAGCACGCCATCGAAGCACGCCGCAACCTGCAGTCGTGCCAGACCTGTCACCCTGAAGGGGATGTGTGCATCCAGTGCCACTCCAGCGGGAAGACGAACCCGCACCCCAGGGGTTGGAACAGCATCAAGAACAACTACAAAGACCGGGCCGGCAGCAGAACGTGCACCAAGTGCCACCTGCCGGGCACGTACTAATTGAGAGCACCACACACCACAAGGAGGAAATGGCATGAGTAGAAAAGCAACAAGGTATTCTGCTGTGCTTGCGGCTTCGTTGTTCGCAGCGGCGCTTGCCGGCTGCGGCTCCGAAAACAAGGAGGGTTCGATCGGAACCGGCCCCGGCGGCGTGGCAACCGTGGGCGACACCGCCTGCGTCCAGTGTCACAGCGCCGTAACCGAAGCACTGACCGGCGAGAGCATCATTACGCAATATCAGAAGAGCTCCCCCCACAACAGGGCAGACCTGGGCTGCGAAAGCTGTCACGGCGGCGGTGCCCAGCATAACGGCGTAGGTCCGATTCCGTTCGCCCATCCCGACGCCAACCGTTGCGCCGACTGCCACGACGGCACCACTGCCGTGGCCACCAACTCGAACACCGCATTCGCCGGGTCGCGGCACAACACCCAGTCTGTCCGGGACAGTGCGAACTGCAAGCGCTGCCACTCC of Geobacter anodireducens contains these proteins:
- a CDS encoding TetR family transcriptional regulator, with protein sequence MGVVKGGKPFDSCNATHERILETALGLFSTRGYLGATTREIARQAGIAEVTLFRHFPSKVKLLEEAITRYSMLPSLRAFVPKALAMPYEEALTAMAEILLDTLVQLKDWLRIMHAEVQRSPEKLLGIYHTFLDELFEVIASYFRELQKTGSIGSFDPELGARVFHAMFYCFFNIEEVLLRKQYRPTDREKAVREFVRMFVHGTGGIGRTDYARAS
- a CDS encoding cytochrome C; translated protein: MKKWFIALLLLTVSAFTVQMALADKMSHKEYATTPIGECNACHKGEGIAPNHDADWVRGHRVVASRAGKNCADCHVQQFCLDCHQGGGIEADLSTRTFMRDYVPKSHRSNFLSIHPTKALDNPQSCTRCHDQSYCNECHARYPKGSLRIKSHLMLGPNGQKYSPGLGEHAIEARRNLQSCQTCHPEGDVCIQCHSSGKTNPHPRGWNSIKNNYKDRAGSRTCTKCHLPGTY
- a CDS encoding C-type polyheme cytochrome OmcB, with amino-acid sequence MSRKATRYSAVLAASLFAAALAGCGSENKEGSIGTGPGGVATVGDTACVQCHSAVTEALTGESIITQYQKSSPHNRADLGCESCHGGGAQHNGVGPIPFAHPDANRCADCHDGTTAVATNSNTAFAGSRHNTQSVRDSANCKRCHSHEGAILSNIYGLTGDNATITNVDYINRVPLASNYTQISCATCHEHGGGLRTIKAIDGSGNLVNWDPNNNRRIDQFDLCTSCHTLYNYNGTQLLAGGNPLNGVATGVSLHAATSARWYGVLATTHFDNYSTGPQAGAGASGTNTKVEGYVLRRTGANPCFDCHGHESKTNTRNEASRGPTIHTDWAQSGHGGGLLTAKYAAVAGKSGTAAVTAALNAYVDDATAVAWTHYNWDASSRGSCQRCHTATGAANFMSNPATYKADGSGNNFSHLQGWNATNGSKQNELLYCWGCHTNAGTGELRNPGAITETYSPGTPGDPATVVAYPNIGKSNTCMTCHLGREVGDVIKNDQDADGVRGFINSHYLAAGGTVFGKTGYTFGNRDYDSTPKGFVHDKLGVSATGNAAADAYIAQNGLSTSGPCAACHLGSEKLGAKTSHTYSPFSEYAAGDVALNPLCVTCHTSRGAGSNAKSAWFEATWKTRSDAALEALRAQLDNRGMYFFNAHPYFYQGAGGSGGAFTNWAGVFGFAEWKDAMGTAFNYNLLAHDPGAVAHNRYYVRRLVYDSIDKLDDGILNYSVSATLNALDGAVATYKNDAIAFLINSAGTAGTASERY
- a CDS encoding TetR family transcriptional regulator; the encoded protein is MPCSVAKGEGPFDPFTATHERILETALGLFSTRGYLGATTREIARQAGIAEVTLFRHFPSKVKLLEEAITRYSMLPSLRAFVPKALAMPYEEALTAMAEILLDTLVQLKDWLRIMHAEVQRSPEKLLGIYHTFLDELFEVIASYFRELQKTGSIGSFDPELGARVFHAMFYCFFNIEEVLLRKQYRPTDREKAVREFVRMFVHGTGGIGRTDYARAS